In a single window of the Hirundo rustica isolate bHirRus1 chromosome 7, bHirRus1.pri.v3, whole genome shotgun sequence genome:
- the LOC120754854 gene encoding UDP-glucuronosyltransferase 1A1-like — translation MAPGLSASPPVVVLLLSLLGLAAAGKLLVVPVDGSHWLSMKEVLDMLQQKGHEVVVVAPEVTMHIKPSKNFVMKMYSLPYTQEEMEKDFKAFLHTSFEEGSFLERFIKVYEGMKKLSNLSAACCQHLLQNKELIRYLEESKFDALLTDPVVPCGVILAEHLSLPSVYFLRGIPCGLDFEATQCPNPPSYVPRAFSQLTDRMSFLQRVKNLLFDTQNLFLCDFAFDQFSKLASEFLQREVTVQDLLRKGSVWLLRLEFVLDYPRPLMPNIIPIGGVHCAHKGLSQEA, via the exons ATGGCCCCGGGGCTCAGCGCTTCTCCACCTGTTGTGgttctgctcctgtccctgctgggtctggctgctgctgggaagctcCTGGTGGTGCCAGTGGACGGGAGCCACTGGCTCAGCATGAAGGAAGtgctggacatgctccagcagaAGGGACATGAGGTGGTCGTGGTGGCACCTGAAGTCACTATGCACATCAAACCATCAAAGAACTTTGTGATGAAAATGTATTCACTCCCCTACACAcaggaagagatggagaaagATTTCAAAGCATTTCTACACACTTCATTTGAAGAAGGATCTTTTCTGGAAAGATTTATTAAGGTGTATGAAGGTATGAAAAAACTCAGTAATTTGTCAGCTGCTTGCTGTCAACATCTGCTGCAAAACAAAGAGCTCATCAGATACCTTGAGGAGAGCAAGTTTGATGCTCTTCTTACAGACCCTGTAGTACCTTGTGGTGTGATCCTGGCTGAGCATCTTTCACTGCCTTCTGTGTATTTCCTACGAGGAATCCCATGTGGGTTAGATTTTGAAGCCACTCAGTGTCCCAATCCTCCTTCCTATGTGCCCAGGGCATTTTCACAACTTACAGACCGCATGAGCTTTCTCCAGCGAGTGAAGAATCTCCTGTTTGACACCCAAAACCTTTTCCTCTGTGATTTTGCCTTCGACCAATTCTCAAAACTGGCTTCGGAGTTCCTGCAGAGGGAGGTGACTGTGCAGGATCTCTTACGCAAGGGCTCAGTCTGGCTCCTCAGGCTGGAATTTGTTTTAGACTATCCAAGACCCTTGATGCCCAACATCATTCCAATTGGAGGAGTACATTGTGCTCACAAGGGGCTCTCTCAG GAGGCTTGA
- the LOC120755014 gene encoding UDP-glucuronosyltransferase 1A1-like, which translates to MAPGLSASPPVVVLLLSLLGLAAAGKLLVVPVDGSHWLSMKEVLDMLQQKGHEVVVVAPEVTMHIKPSKNFVMKRHSGPLNNQEEMERDFKAFLYSLFEEGSFLKRFLKVYKHMKKLGDLAVSSCEHLLQNKELMSYFEESKFDVLLTDPVLPCGVILAEHLSLPSVYFLRGIPCGLDFEATQCPNPPSYVPRAFSQLTDRMSFLQRVKNLLFDTQNLFLCNFAFDQFSNLASEFLQREVTVQDLLRKGSVWLLRLEFVLDYPRPLMPNIIPIGGVHCAHKGLSQEA; encoded by the exons ATGGCCCCGGGGCTCAGCGCTTCTCCACCTGTTGTGgttctgctcctgtccctgctgggtctggctgctgctgggaagctcCTGGTGGTGCCAGTGGATGGGAGCCACTGGCTCAGCATGAAGGAAGtgctggacatgctccagcagaAGGGACATGAGGTGGTTGTGGTGGCACCTGAAGTCACTATGCACATCAAACCATCAAAGAACTTTGTGATGAAAAGGCATTCAGGCCCACTCAACAACCaggaagagatggagagagatttcaaagcatttttataCTCATTATTTGAGGAAGGATCTTTTCTGAAAAGATTTCTGAAAGTGTATAAACATATGAAAAAACTCGGTGATTTGGCAGTCAGCAGCTGTGAACATCTGCTGCAAAACAAAGAGCTCATGAGCTATTTCGAGGAGAGCAAGTTCGATGTCCTTCTTACAGACCCTGTATTACCTTGTGGTGTGATCCTGGCTGAGCATCTTTCACTGCCGTCTGTGTATTTCCTACGAGGAATCCCGTGTGGGTTAGATTTTGAAGCCACTCAGTGTCCCAATCCTCCTTCCTACGTGCCCAGGGCATTTTCACAACTTACAGACCGCATGAGCTTTCTCCAGCGAGTGAAGAATCTCCTGTTTGACACCCAAAACCTTTTCCTCTGTAATTTTGCCTTCGACCAATTCTCAAATCTGGCTTCGGAGTTCCTGCAGAGGGAGGTGACTGTGCAGGATCTCTTACGCAAGGGCTCGGTCTGGCTCCTCAGGTTGGAATTTGTTTTAGACTATCCAAGACCCTTGATGCCCAACATCATTCCAATTGGAGGAGTACATTGTGCTCACAAGGGGCTCTCTCAG GAGGCTTGA